Proteins encoded within one genomic window of Gadus macrocephalus chromosome 16, ASM3116895v1:
- the zmp:0000001236 gene encoding LOW QUALITY PROTEIN: mastermind-like protein 2 (The sequence of the model RefSeq protein was modified relative to this genomic sequence to represent the inferred CDS: deleted 1 base in 1 codon): MRLRGVHVRSTLPSSRSGSGDVLINARPHPVFFVSPQLQGSLRRKLEGHAPGPLPKQNGLSCGISGADFKRARLDRGGLGPPHGPCGHNFAQPQSLQGHPSSSSSSSSSASSMDSVLHRKSFMLPPGVDADTFNLTLKEMKQEPSEVASCGQSTADMIFDFKEEGGGQIDPELQDLFDELTKTVPSLNDLEFEKMLKQDDAFGLDLERTGSTGVGGGARRPLALLGDKPIKTEFSPTDYCHAHASSPQLRPASAGPSFTMTGGPLASASPSALGQKPPGGPPPRPMPCWPEVSHAEQLKQMAANQQQPNTLLHHQHPHPHHPRHQHHLQHHQNAPAGMAGWAPSVNPHSAAGPGFSQDKAPLNPQRMAGPQAKGINHCLFKANGHNGVGGGHLDMKVLSTKPTLHFSPKVATSPNAPMSVMTGALNKTSVQQQQQQQQQQPPPSTPGQNQNQHHYQTSQIPGPGSQCLQQKALPQHGPGLHFKLAQRQGISPGPRLPINGQSQAQQRPLVAIGQQKSPAKTPVLQRQLNQSLHPLGEADKDNPQDQFSRHLTRPPPDYKQTRSLGGGPPGTLFTGMNPSQSMSNGPDTGLPPMACHLPHNPGPKMNPAPGDRRFGVGGGGLPGPCLGPFQPQTNQHRMGLAGAANKPRLQRPGAQGSPFSMNGAPPSRPSLDQQAPAPGPGSGLAGLLSGVNAAWLPGMKQGQGQGVAPGLGGGGGGGGGVRRLTNPPPPHGTKLDGSSNHAYQQRHTGPPNQVAPDMGPLLAMNPALRNNLPPRTNQPIPGNPSQSSPEQRVPAGNFSGASPSPGTYQNNRVNRLTFDFLPEGDNTVPGINTDSDFIDSLLKSGSGNDDWMKDINLDEILGGHS; encoded by the exons ATGAGGCTGCGCGGCGTCCACGTTCGTTCCACCCTCCCATCCTCGCGCTCAGGCAGCGGGGACGTGCTTATTAACGC CCGTCCTCATCCTGTCTTCTTCGTGTCCCCACAGCTGCAAGGCTCCCTGCGCAGGAAGCTCGAGGGCCACGCTCCGGGCCCCCTCCCCAAGCAGAACGGCCTCTCCTGTGGCATCTCCGGCGCTGACTTCAAGCGTGCCCGCCTGGACCGCGGGGGCCTGGGCCCGCCTCACGGCCCCTGCGGCCACAACTTCGCCCAGCCCCAGTCCCTGCAGGGAcacccgtcctcctcctcctcctcgtcctcctcggccTCGTCCATGGACAGCGTCCTGCACAGGAAGAGCTTCATGCTGCCGCCGGGCGTGGACGCCGACACCTTCAACCTGACGCTGAAGGAGATGAAGCAGGAGCCCAGCGAGGTGGCGTCCTGCGGCCAGTCCACCGCCGACATGATCTTCGACTTCAAGGAGGAGGGCGGCGGCCAGATCGACCCCGAGCTGCAGGACCTGTTCGACGAGCTGACCAAGACGGTGCCGTCGCTCAACGACCTGGAGTTCGAGAAGATGCTGAAGCAGGACGACGCCTTTGGGCTGGACCTGGAGCGGACCGGCTCcacgggggttggggggggggcccgcCGGCCTCTT GCCCTCCTGGGGGACAAGCCCATCAAGACGGAGTTCTCCCCGACGGACTACTGCCACGCGCACGCCAGCTCGCCTCAGCTGCGGCCGGCGTCGGCGGGGCCCTCCTTCACCATGACCGGCGGGCCCCTGGCCTCCGCGTCGCCCTCCGCCTTGGGCCAGAAGCCCCCCGGCGGCCCGCCCCCCAGGCCCATGCCCTGCTGGCCCGAGGTGTCCCACgcggagcagctcaagcagatGGCGGCGAACCAGCAGCAGCCCAACACCctgctccaccaccaacacccccacccccatcacccccgccaccaacaccacctgcaGCACCACCAGAACGCCCCCGCCGGGATGGCGGGCTGGGCGCCCTCCGTCAACCCCCACTCCGCCGCCGGCCCCGGCTTCTCCCAGGACAAGGCCCCGCTCAACCCCCAGCGCATGGCCGGCCCGCAGGCCAAGGGGATCAACCACTGCCTCTTCAAGGCCAACGGCCACAACGGAGTGGGCGGCGGCCACCTGGACATGAAGGTCCTGAGCACCAAGCCCACGTTGCACTTCAGTCCCAAGGTGGCGACCTCGCCCAACGCACCCATGTCCGTGATGACGGGCGCCCTCAACAAAAcctcagtccagcagcagcagcagcagcagcagcagcagccgccgccgtcGACCCCGggtcagaaccagaaccagcacCACTACCAGACCTCCCAGATCCCGGGGCCGGGGTCCCAGTGTCTGCAGCAGAAGGCCCTACCTCAGCACGGACCGGGACTACATTTCAAACTGGCCCAGCGGCAG GGTATTTCTCCTGGACCCCGGTTGCCCATTAACGGCCAGTCTCAGGCACAACAGCGACCTCTGGTGGCCATCGGACAGCAGAAAAGCCCCGCCAAAACCCCGGTTCTGCAGCGACAGCTCAACCAATCGCTTCACCCGCTTGGCGAGGCg GACAAAGACAATCCACAGGACCAGTTCAGCAGGCACCTAACCCGACCGCCACCGGACTACAAACAGACCAGGAGCCTGGGAGGAGGACCACCTGGGACCCTCTTCACAG GTATGAACCCCTCCCAGTCCATGAGCAACGGTCCTGACACCGGCCTCCCACCCATGGCCTGCCACTTGCCCCACAACCCTGGCCCCAAGATGAACCCCGCTCCGGGGGACAGGAGGTTCGGCGTGGGCGGCGGAGGTCTTCCAGGCCCCTGTCTCGGCCCCTTCCAGCCGCAGACCAACCAGCACCGCATGGGACTCGCCGGCGCTGCCAACAAGCCCCGCCTCCAGCGGCCTGGCGCCCAGGGAAGTCCCTTCTCCATGAACGGGGCACCGCCCTCCAGGCCCTCCCTCGACCAGCAGGCCCCGGCTCCAGGCCCCGGTTCGGGGCTTGCGGGGCTGCTGTCGGGGGTCAATGCGGCCTGGCTCCCGGGGATGAAGCAAGGCCAGGGCCAGGGGGTGGCTCCCGGgctgggtggtggcggtggcggtggtggtggtgtgaggagGCTCACCAACCCACCGCCCCCACACGGCACCAAGCTGGACGGGTCATCGAACCATGCATACCAGCAGAGGCACACCGGCCCGCCCAACCAGGTGGCACCAGACATGGGCCCGCTCCTCGCTATGAACCCCGCCCTAAGAAACAACCTGCCCCCCAGAACCAACCAGCCCATCCCGGGGAACCCCAGCCAGTCCTCCCCGGAGCAGAGGGTGCCGGCCGGGAACTTCTCGGGGGCAAGCCCGTCGCCCGGTACCTACCAGAACAACCGGGTCAACCGGCTGACCTTCGACTTCCTGCCCGAGGGGGACAACACGGTGCCGGGCATCAACACAGACTCGGACTTCATCGACTCCCTGCTCAAGTCGGGCTCAGGGAACGACGACTGGATGAAGGACATTAATCTGGACGAGATCCTCGGAGGTCACTCCTGA